One segment of Bernardetia sp. DNA contains the following:
- the rpmD gene encoding 50S ribosomal protein L30, whose translation MAKIRITQVRSSIKRPKKQRLTLEALGLRKMHQTVEQENTPNILGMVKAVEHLVKVEEA comes from the coding sequence ATGGCGAAAATTCGTATTACTCAGGTGCGTAGCTCAATCAAACGCCCAAAAAAACAACGCCTAACTTTGGAAGCTCTAGGGCTTCGCAAAATGCACCAAACCGTAGAGCAGGAAAATACTCCTAACATACTTGGAATGGTAAAGGCTGTAGAACATTTAGTAAAAGTAGAGGAAGCATAG
- the rplO gene encoding 50S ribosomal protein L15 gives MKLHQLRPAKGAVKSSKRVGRGQGSGRGGTSTRGHKGAQSRSGYSQKLGFEGGQMPLQRRVPKFGFKNPARVAYKPINLDTLQELATKKNTTVIDVELLAANGLAGKGDLVKVLNRGELTTAIEVTAHKFSAAAKESIEKAGGKATTL, from the coding sequence ATGAAACTTCATCAGTTAAGACCTGCAAAAGGGGCTGTAAAGTCTAGCAAAAGAGTAGGTCGTGGACAAGGATCTGGACGTGGTGGTACATCTACACGTGGACATAAAGGAGCGCAATCTCGTTCTGGTTATAGCCAAAAATTAGGTTTTGAAGGTGGACAGATGCCACTTCAACGTCGTGTACCTAAGTTTGGTTTTAAAAACCCAGCTCGTGTTGCTTATAAGCCAATTAACTTGGATACTCTTCAAGAACTTGCTACAAAGAAAAATACTACTGTTATTGATGTAGAATTATTAGCTGCAAATGGTTTGGCAGGAAAAGGCGATTTGGTAAAAGTATTGAATCGTGGAGAACTGACAACAGCTATTGAGGTTACTGCACATAAATTTTCTGCTGCTGCTAAAGAAAGCATTGAAAAAGCAGGAGGAAAAGCAACTACACTCTAA
- the secY gene encoding preprotein translocase subunit SecY, which yields MKKFFETIKNIFSVKELKDRIFLTIGLLMVFRLGSFIVLPGVDPSKLDTGKNGILGFIDNILGGAFERASIFALGIMPYISASIIIQLLTVAVPTFQKMQKEGESGRKKLTQITRALTILITIGQGFAYLKGTVPVDAIIIDQTFFLISSIVILTSGTVFCMWLGEKITDKGIGNGISLLIMIGIISRFPMAIVSEATSKGASGVFLFVLEVLALYLVVMGVVLIVQAVRYVPLQYVKQVAGRSQKQMLTQKKRSALPLKVNAAGVMPIIFAQALMFLPPLVAGAFQGDDTPNADYVAQAFSDFTSIEYNVLFAVLIIAFTFFYTAMTINVQQIADNLKDSGGFVPGVTPGEETKNYLGKILDRITLPGAIFIAIVAVLPALAAAAGVGTQFAQFYGGTSLLIMVGVVLDTLQQIESYLLNKEYDGLMNTGSVKGRQAQPMNYI from the coding sequence ATGAAGAAGTTTTTTGAAACTATAAAAAATATCTTTTCTGTAAAGGAACTCAAAGACCGTATTTTCCTTACTATTGGATTACTAATGGTTTTTCGTTTAGGTTCTTTTATTGTTTTACCTGGTGTTGATCCAAGTAAACTTGATACAGGAAAAAATGGTATTTTAGGCTTTATAGATAATATTTTAGGAGGTGCATTTGAGCGTGCCTCAATATTTGCCTTAGGTATCATGCCTTATATCTCTGCATCAATTATCATTCAACTTCTTACTGTGGCTGTTCCGACATTCCAAAAAATGCAGAAAGAAGGAGAGTCGGGTCGTAAAAAACTTACTCAAATCACTCGTGCGCTTACTATACTTATTACTATCGGACAAGGTTTTGCCTACTTAAAAGGAACTGTTCCAGTAGATGCAATTATTATAGATCAAACGTTCTTCTTAATATCATCTATTGTTATTCTCACTTCAGGTACAGTTTTCTGTATGTGGTTAGGAGAAAAAATCACAGATAAAGGAATTGGAAATGGTATTTCACTTCTCATTATGATAGGTATTATCTCACGTTTCCCAATGGCAATCGTTTCAGAAGCAACTTCAAAAGGAGCAAGTGGAGTATTTCTTTTTGTTTTAGAGGTTTTAGCTTTATACTTGGTAGTTATGGGAGTTGTTCTTATTGTACAAGCTGTACGCTATGTTCCACTTCAGTATGTAAAGCAAGTAGCAGGTCGTTCTCAAAAGCAAATGCTTACTCAAAAGAAACGTTCTGCATTACCTCTTAAAGTAAATGCAGCAGGTGTAATGCCAATCATCTTTGCACAAGCACTTATGTTTTTACCTCCTTTGGTAGCTGGAGCTTTTCAAGGTGATGATACGCCAAATGCAGATTATGTAGCACAAGCATTTTCAGACTTTACTTCAATAGAATACAATGTTCTTTTTGCTGTCTTGATTATTGCATTCACGTTCTTCTATACTGCAATGACTATCAATGTACAACAAATTGCAGATAATTTGAAAGATAGTGGAGGGTTTGTACCAGGTGTTACTCCAGGGGAAGAAACCAAAAACTACTTAGGTAAAATTTTAGATAGAATTACTCTTCCAGGTGCAATTTTTATTGCGATTGTAGCTGTACTTCCTGCTTTAGCAGCAGCAGCTGGTGTAGGTACTCAGTTTGCTCAATTCTATGGAGGAACATCTCTTCTCATTATGGTAGGTGTTGTATTAGATACACTTCAACAGATTGAGAGTTACCTATTGAACAAAGAATACGATGGACTTATGAATACAGGAAGTGTAAAAGGTCGTCAAGCACAACCAATGAACTATATATAA
- the map gene encoding type I methionyl aminopeptidase produces MGKPIYKTAQDLEKMRKSADLLGRTHAEIAKRIMPGITTNELDKIAYEFIKDNGAKPSFLGLYDCPSSILTSVNNQVVHGLPNNRPLRNGDIISVDCGVFLDGFHSDSAYTYEIGNVAPEIRNLLKVTKEALYIGIENMKYGNRIGDISNAIQKHVEKNNYTVVRELVGHGVGRKMHEAPEVPNFGKAGKGEKIRNGLVIAIEPMVNMGSRSVLQSDDGWSIVTKDGKPAAHFEHTVALVDGKPEILTTFKYIEQAIKMFHN; encoded by the coding sequence ATGGGAAAACCAATATACAAAACAGCACAAGATTTAGAGAAAATGCGTAAGAGTGCTGACCTTTTAGGACGCACACATGCTGAAATTGCCAAACGCATTATGCCTGGAATCACTACCAATGAGCTTGATAAGATAGCTTATGAGTTTATCAAGGATAATGGAGCAAAACCTAGCTTTTTAGGACTATATGATTGCCCTAGTTCTATTCTTACTTCTGTAAATAATCAAGTAGTTCATGGCTTACCCAATAACAGACCTCTAAGAAATGGCGATATTATTTCTGTTGATTGTGGTGTTTTCTTAGATGGTTTTCATTCTGATAGTGCCTATACTTATGAAATTGGTAATGTTGCCCCAGAGATTAGGAATCTATTGAAAGTTACTAAAGAAGCCTTGTATATTGGTATTGAGAACATGAAATATGGCAATAGAATAGGGGATATTAGTAATGCCATTCAAAAGCATGTAGAAAAAAATAATTATACAGTGGTTCGTGAGCTAGTAGGACATGGAGTAGGAAGAAAGATGCATGAAGCTCCAGAAGTACCTAACTTTGGAAAAGCAGGTAAGGGAGAAAAAATTAGAAATGGACTTGTGATTGCTATTGAGCCAATGGTAAATATGGGGAGTCGTAGTGTTTTGCAGTCAGATGATGGATGGTCTATTGTAACAAAAGATGGAAAACCTGCTGCCCACTTCGAACATACAGTTGCTTTAGTGGATGGAAAACCAGAAATCTTGACAACATTCAAGTATATAGAGCAAGCTATTAAGATGTTTCATAATTAA